A genome region from Pseudorca crassidens isolate mPseCra1 chromosome 20, mPseCra1.hap1, whole genome shotgun sequence includes the following:
- the IRF3 gene encoding interferon regulatory factor 3 isoform X2 — protein sequence MHPGEFGASGAWAEASGAYTPGKDKPDLPTWKRNFRSALNRKEALRLAEDHSKDPHNPHKIYEFVTSGVGNLAEPDTSLDTNGRCSTSDIQEDILEKLLSDMDLAPDGGPSSLTMAPENPPQLLLGPNLDVPAPCPMPGPPENPLKQLLVSGEEWEFEVTVFYRGCQVFQQTVFCPGGLRLVGSEAGDRTLPGQPIRLPDPAASLTDRGVTDYVQRVLSCLGGGLALWRAGQWLWAQRLGHCHVYWAVGEELLPNSGHRPDGEVPKDREGGVFNMGPFIADLIAFIEGSRRSPRYTLWFCVGQSWPQDQPWIKRLVMVKTSTRPTSRTWSRTWTSRSLGRPEPSTSTSTNKLAPAMVITCLSGVHFPWASPDPSWGLFLLKARLSICASHSYPRCSLHKGQALCRGQLTLLTSSLWPGELVTVTPILQTKTLRLREEESPPSRKIQGRSESRSDCKGATL from the exons GCCTGGGCTGAGGCCAGTGGTGCCTACACTCCTGGGAAGGATAAGCCGGACCTGCCCACCTGGAAGAGGAATTTCCGGTCCGCCCTGAACCGGAAGGAAGCGTTGCGTTTAGCAGAGGACCACAGCAAGGACCCCCACAACCCGCACAAGATCTATGAGTTTGTGACCTCAG GAGTTGGGAACTTAGCTGAGCCAGACACCTCTCTAGACACCAATGGCAGATGCAGTACCTCTGATATCCAG gaAGACATTCTGGAGAAGTTACTGAGCGACATGGACTTGGCCCCAGATGGAGGGCCCTCAAGTCTGACCATGGCCCCTGAGAACCCCCCTCAGCTCTTGCTGGGCCCCAACTTAGATGTCCCTGCTCCTTGCCCAATGCCGGGACCGCCTGAAAACCCACTGAAGCAGCTGTTGGTGAGCGGGGAAG aGTGGGAGTTCGAGGTGACCGTCTTCTACCGGGGCTGCCAAGTCTTCCAGCAGACTGTCTTCTGCCCGGGGGGCCTGCGGCTGGTGGGATCAGAAGCAGGGGACAGGACACTGCCTGGGCAGCCAATAAGACTGCCAGACCCCGCGGCGTCCCTGACAGACAGGGGCGTGACAGACTACGTGCAGCGGGTGCTGAGCTGCCTGGGCGGGGGACTAGCTCTGTGGAGGGCTGGGCAGTGGCTCTGGGCCCAGAGGCTGGGGCACTGCCATGTGTACTGGGCCGTGGGCGAGGAACTCCTCCCCAACAGTGGTCACAGGCCTGATGGTGAGGTGCCCAAGGACAGGGAAGGAGGCGTGTTCAACATGGGGCCCTTCATAGCAG ATCTGATTGCCTTCATCGAAGGAAGCAGACGCTCACCACGCTACACCCTCTGGTTCTGTGTGGGGCAGTCATGGCCCCAGGACCAACCATGGATCAAGAGGCTCGTGATGGTCAAG ACCAGTACAAGGCCTACCTCCAGGACCTGGTCGAGGACATGGACTTCTAGGTCACTGGGGAGGCCTGAGCCCTCAACTTCCACCTCGACCAATAAACTGGCTCCGGCCATGGTCATCACTTGTCTGTCTGGTGTTCACTTTCCCTGGGCCAGCCCTGACCCAAGTTGGGGGTTATTCCTTCTTAAGGCCCGTTTATCCATCTGTGCAAGCCACTCATATCCTAGGTGCTCACTGCATAAAGGCCAGGCGCTGTGCAGGGGGCAGCTGACACTCCTTACCTCTTCCCTGTGGCCTGGTGAGTTGGTGACagtcacccccattttacagaccaagacactgaggcttagagaggaggAAAGTCCACCAAGTAGGAAAATACAAGGCAGGTCAGAATCCAGGTCTGACTGTAAGGGTGCCACTCTTTGA